The Streptomyces uncialis genomic interval CCACCGAACCCGGCCCCGACGGGATACCAGTATGTACCACCGATATCGGAGCGCTTCCCGGGGCGGCCTCTGTGGTGCCGTCGCCGTGCCTCTGCGGCGCCTCAAGATCATTGACGGACGATGACGGGTGCGGAGTTGGCGGGGTCGGGGGCCCAGCCGGTGATGATCGGCTTGTCGGCGGCGGTGCCGGGAGTTCGAGTTCGGCGGCGGAGGCGGAGGTGCGTCGGTGGTCGGTGCGACTCCGAGGCTCTGGAGTGTGGCCCCCTTGGCAGGTCAATCGCCGTTAAAGTAACGGCCGTTGGCGTGCTGGGCGGGGCGGACCGGGGCGGGCGGAAATGCACAGCGACAGGGTGAAGCAGGCGCAGCCGGAGCGTCGATTCGGGCCGTTCACAGTGCTCGGGGAGTTGGCCAGTGGCGGCATGGGGAGGGTGTATCTGGCGACCACGGCGGGCGGTCGGACGGTCGCGGTGAAGACGTTGCTGGCCGACAACGCGAGCGGTGTCGTCGCCCAGGCGGACCGGCGCCGCTTCGCCCGCGAGGTGGCGCTCGCACAGCGGGTGCAGGGGGTCTACACCGCGAGTGTGGTCGCCGCGGACGCGCACGCGCCGATGCCGTGGATGGCCACCGAGTACATCGCGGCCCCTTCCTTGCGAGACCTGGTGGCCGGTTGCGGAACCCTCCGGCCGCAGGCCTTGTACTGGGTTGCCGCGGGTATCGCGGAGGCGCTGGTGAGTATCCATGCCGCGGGGCTGGTGCACCGTGATGTGAAGCCGTCGAACGTTCTGCTCCCCATCGACGGCCCCCGGGTCATCGACTTCGGGATCTCCCATGCCGTCGACATGACGAGGACGCAGGCCGCGCTGGGCACGGTCGCGTTCGCCGCGCCCGAGCAGGCCCAGGGGCAGGCCAGCACATCCGCCTCGGATGTCTTCTCGCTGGGCGCCACGCTCTTCCATCTCGCGGTCGGCCGGGCCCCGTACCGGGACGGCGGCTCCGGCCCGGCGATGGAACAACTGGTACGGGCGGCGACCGGCGACCTCGATGTGTCCGGGCTGGCGCCCGAACTCCACGCCCTGATCCTGCCGTGTCTCGCGCTCGACCCCGCTCACCGCCCGACGCCTGCCCGGATCCTGGAGGAATGCGCGGGGCAACTGCTGCGTCGGCCGACCGGCCAGGGCGGCAGGCATTGGCTGGACCCGGCCTGGACCAGCGAGATCGAACGGTATGGCGAGCGCCGGTCGCGAGAGGTGGAGGACGCGCGGCGGCGGGTGGACCCGGACGCGCCGACCGGGCCGGTAGGAGCGCCCCGGCGCACCACAGTGCTGCCGTCCCCGCCCCAGCACGAGGACGCGCCGCCCGGCGGACGGGGCCAGCGAGGACGTCTCTGGGCCATCGGTTCGGGGGCGGCGGCGGTCGTCATGGTGGGGGCGCTGCTGCTCTGGCGCCCTTGGCAGGAAACCGCCGGGCCGACCCTGGCGGCGCCGGACGAACCGGTGGGCTTCTACGCCGTGGACAGCAAGGTCAAAGGCGTGTGCTCCACCGATTCCCCGGATCAACCCATGGTCTCTCCCGGTACCGAACCGCCACGGTCCTACACCGCGGACGACCGCAGCGCGTGCGCCACCGTCTCCACGCCCGGCGGCCTGGAGGTGAGGAAGCTGGACGGTGTCCGCACCTTCGAGGACACCGAATCAGGCAGGGACTGGATCGTCGAGATCACGTTCAACAGCAAGGACGCGGAACGGTTCTCCGATCTGACCGGTCAGGTCGCGGGCCGGCCGGAGCCACGCAACCAGATCGCCATCGTCATGGGCGACCGGATGCTCGCCAACCCCGTCATCGCGGAGCGCTTGACGGGCCGCACCATCCCGATCGCGATCCGCCTCACCACAGCACAGGCCAAGATCCTGGCCGAAGCCCTCGGCGCCCGCTGACCCCACGACGACGAGCGTTCAGCACCCGGTTCCCGCCACTGAACCTCCGGCCGACGTGGTCGGGCGTTCGTCGCGCTCGCCGCGCCGCGGGGCGTGATGCCGACTTCCCGGCAGGGCGGCGGCCAACGTTCTCCAGCGCTTCGGCATCCGCGGATGTCTCGCCGCCGAGGATCCCCGTTCTTCATGGTGCCGCGATGTGGAAAGCCCCGAACCCGCCCTCGCCGCCCCGGATCTGCACCTGGTGATGTGCTGTGCGATGT includes:
- a CDS encoding serine/threonine-protein kinase, which gives rise to MHSDRVKQAQPERRFGPFTVLGELASGGMGRVYLATTAGGRTVAVKTLLADNASGVVAQADRRRFAREVALAQRVQGVYTASVVAADAHAPMPWMATEYIAAPSLRDLVAGCGTLRPQALYWVAAGIAEALVSIHAAGLVHRDVKPSNVLLPIDGPRVIDFGISHAVDMTRTQAALGTVAFAAPEQAQGQASTSASDVFSLGATLFHLAVGRAPYRDGGSGPAMEQLVRAATGDLDVSGLAPELHALILPCLALDPAHRPTPARILEECAGQLLRRPTGQGGRHWLDPAWTSEIERYGERRSREVEDARRRVDPDAPTGPVGAPRRTTVLPSPPQHEDAPPGGRGQRGRLWAIGSGAAAVVMVGALLLWRPWQETAGPTLAAPDEPVGFYAVDSKVKGVCSTDSPDQPMVSPGTEPPRSYTADDRSACATVSTPGGLEVRKLDGVRTFEDTESGRDWIVEITFNSKDAERFSDLTGQVAGRPEPRNQIAIVMGDRMLANPVIAERLTGRTIPIAIRLTTAQAKILAEALGAR